In Capsicum annuum cultivar UCD-10X-F1 chromosome 7, UCD10Xv1.1, whole genome shotgun sequence, one genomic interval encodes:
- the LOC107878836 gene encoding LRR receptor-like serine/threonine-protein kinase RGI3, which yields MPAPSRNPFLLLLLLFLSSCYSLDIQSQTLLAWKKTLNNSNDVLTTWSSLDKSPCNWFGIQCNSNGYVVSISLKSVDLQGSLPSNFQPLKFLNTLVLSATNLSGPIPKEFGDYLELSLIDISDNSITGVIPQEICKLKKLQTLSLSSNFLEGDIPSDIGNLSSLKKFLIYDNQLSGEIPKGIGKLNNLEEFRAGGNKNLKGELPLEIGNCINLFFLGLAETSISGNLPVSIGNLKKIQTIAIYTALLSGPIPEEIGNCSELQNLYLYQNSISGSIPRSIGELKKLQSLLLWQNSIVGVIPNELGNCKAIKVIDLSENLLTGSIPTSFGGLSNLEELQLSVNQLSGTIPTDISNCTKLSHLEVDNNGISGEIPNEIGKLKSLTLFFAWQNNLTGNIPVSLSHCENLQALDLSYNNLFGSIPKEIFALQNLTKLLLLSNDLSGFIPTDVGNCTNLYRFRVSNNRLGGTVPSEIGNLRSLNFLDMSGNHFMGGIPSSISGYQNLEFLDLHSNAFTGSLPEKLPGCLQYVDISDNRLTGSLSPSVGSLTELTKLNLGKNQLSGRIPAEVVSCSKLQLLDLGYNGFSGDIPKELGQIPSLEISLNLSCNQFTGVIPSEFSGLSKLGNLDLSHNKLTGSLDVLTNLQNLVSLNISFNDFYGKLPNAPFFHKLPLSDLTGNQALYISGGDVIQTGPAGHAKSSMKLAMSILISISAVLVLLAIYTLIRMRMAAKYGPEVDTWEMTLYQKLDFSIDDIVHNLTSANVIGTGSSGVVYRIMTENGATLAVKKMWSSEESGAFGSEIQTLGSIRHKNIVRLLGWASNQNMKLLFYDYLPNGSLSSLLHGVGKGAAEWENRFDVVLGVAHALAYLHHDCVPPIMHGDVKAMNVLLGPRMEPYLADFGLARIVNSDVDADLLKESQRPHLAGSYGYMAPEHASMQRITERSDVYSFGVVLLEVLTGRHPLDPTLPRGAHLVQWVRDHLQSKSDPNDILDPKLRGRADPEMHEMLQTLAVSFLCVSTKADDRPMMRDVVAMLKEIRNVDPVVSESDLLKKNASVTPLTKSPGTKNVDSQVSCSCSFVFSDKSISK from the exons ATGCCTGCTCCTTCAAGaaatccttttcttcttcttctcttactTTTCCTCTCTTCTTGTTATTCACTTGATATACAAAGTCAAACACTTCTTGCATGGAAAAAAACATTAAACAATTCCAATGATGTTTTAACAACATGGAGTTCTTTAGATAAAAGTCCATGTAACTGGTTTGGTATACAGTGTAACTCAAATGGTTATGTTGTTAGTATAAGTCTTAAGTCAGTTGATTTACAAGGTTCATTGCCTTCAAATTTTCAGCCACTCAAATTCTTGAACACTCTTGTTCTTTCAGCAACTAATCTTAGTGGTCCAATCCCAAAAGAGTTTGGAGATTATCTTGAACTTAGTTTGATTGATATTAGTGATAATTCAATCACTGGTGTCATTCCACAAGAAATTTGTAAGCTCAAAAAGCTGCAAACTTTGTCTCTCAGTTCAAATTTTCTTGAAGGTGATATTCCATCAGACATTGGAAACTTGTCCAGTTTGAAGAAGTTCTTGATATATGACAATCAACTGAGTGGTGAAATTCCAAAGGGTATTGGAAAGTTGAACAATCTTGAGGAGTTTAGAGCTGGGGGGAACAAAAATCTTAAGGGGGAACTACCTTTGGAGATTGGAAACTGCATTAACTTGTTTTTTCTAGGCCTGGCTGAAACAAGCATTTCAGGGAACTTGCCTGTGTCTATTGGAAACCTGAAAAAGATTCAGACTATTGCAATTTACACAGCTCTCTTGTCTGGACCAATTCCAGAAGAGATTGGGAATTGCAGTGAACTGCAGAACTTGTACTTGTATCAGAATTCGATATCCGGTTCGATTCCAAGGAGTATAGGGGAGCTCAAGAAGCTTCAAAGTTTGTTGCTTTGGCAGAATAGTATTGTTGGTGTGATCCCTAATGAGCTTGGGAATTGCAAGGCTATCAAAGTTATTGACTTGTCTGAGAATCTCTTAACAGGTAGTATTCCTACAAGTTTTGGTGGACTTTCAAATCTTGAAGAGCTACAGTTGAGTGTCAATCAGTTATCAGGTACAATACCTACTGATATATCAAATTGTACTAAATTGTCTCATTTGGAAGTTGACAACAATGGTATATCAGGTGAAATTCCTAATGAAATAGGAAAGTTAAAGAGCTTGACTTTATTCTTTGCATGGCAAAATAATTTGACAGGCAATATTCCTGTTTCCTTATCTCATTGTGAGAATCTTCAGGCTTTAGACCTTTCTTACAACAATCTTTTTGGTTCCATACCAAAAGAAATCTTTGCTTtgcaaaatctaacaaaattGTTGCTTCTTTCCAATGATTTGTCTGGTTTTATTCCAACTGATGTTGGAAACTGCACAAATTTGTATAGATTCAGGGTGAGTAACAATAGGCTAGGGGGTActgttccatcagaaataggaaACTTAAGAAGTTTGAATTTCCTTGACATGAGTGGCAATCACTTTATGGGAGGTATTCCTTCATCAATATCAGGCTATcaaaatcttgagtttcttgatcTCCATTCGAACGCGTTCACTGGTTCCTTGCCAGAGAAACTGCCCGGTTGCCTACAGTATGTGGACATTTCAGACAACAGGCTTACGGGTTCGTTAAGTCCAAGTGTTGGTTCTTTAACAGAATTAacaaaattgaatcttggaaaAAATCAACTTTCTGGTAGAATTCCAGCTGAGGTAGTGTCCTGCAGTAAGCTTCAGTTGTTAGATCTCGGGTACAACGGTTTCTCAGGCGATATACCTAAAGAGTTGGGTCAAATACCATCCCTTGAAATCAGTCTTAACCTTAGTTGTAACCAGTTTACAGGAGTGATTCCAAGTGAGTTTTCAGGTCTTAGCAAGTTAGGAAACCTTGATCTCTCCCACAACAAACTCACCGGGAGTTTAGATGTTCTCACGAACCTTCAAAACCTTGTTTCACTCAATATATCATTCAATGACTTCTATGGGAAACTTCCCAATGCTCCATTCTTTCATAAGCTTCCTTTGAGTGATCTTACTGGAAACCAGGCTCTTTATATTTCTGGTGGGGACGTGATTCAAACGGGGCCTGCTGGACATGCTAAGTCCAGCATGAAGCTTGCTATGTCAATCCTAATCAGTATAAGTGCTGTGCTGGTGCTTCTAGCCATCTACACCTTGATCAGGATGAGAATGGCGGCCAAGTATGGACCAGAAGTTGATACTTGGGAAATGACTCTTTACCAGAAGTTGGACTTTTCAATAGATGACATTGTTCATAATCTAACATCAGCTAATGTCATTGGCACTGGTAGCTCTGGGGTTGTCTACAGAATAATGACCGAAAATGGGGCGACTTTAGCAGTCAAGAAAATGTGGTCATCAGAGGAATCAGGAGCATTTGGTTCAGAAATTCAAACTCTTGGTTCAATCCGGCACAAGAACATCGTACGCCTCCTCGGTTGGGCTTCAAACCAGAACATGAAACTTTTGTTCTATGACTATCTTCCCAATGGGAGTTTGAGCTCATTGCTCCATGGTGTTGGCAAAGGAGCAGCAGAATGGGAGAACAGATTCGATGTTGTCCTTGGAGTCGCTCATGCACTTGCATACTTACATCATGATTGTGTACCCCCTATAATGCATGGAGATGTCAAAGCAATGAATGTTCTATTAGGCCCTAGAATGGAGCCTTACTTGGCTGATTTCGGGTTGGCAAGGATTGTCAACAGTGACGTTGATGCAGACTTGTTAAAGGAGAGCCAAAGGCCTCATCTTGCTGGTTCCTATGGATATATGGCTCCAG AACATGCTTCGATGCAACGGATCACAGAAAGGAGTGATGTATACAGCTTTGGTGTGGTCCTCTTGGAGGTACTAACAGGAAGGCATCCACTGGATCCAACATTACCCAGGGGCGCACACTTAGTACAATGGGTGCGCGATCACTTACAAAGTAAGAGCGATCCAAATGACATTCTTGATCCAAAGCTCAGAGGCAGAGCTGATCCTGAGATGCATGAAATGCTGCAAACTTTAGCTGTTTCATTCCTGTGCGTGAGCACAAAAGCTGATGATCGTCCGATGATGAGGGATGTTGTAGCCATGCTCAAGGAAATTCGGAATGTTGATCCTGTTGTCTCCGAATCCGacttgttgaagaaaaatgcaagtGTAACACCTCTTACAAAATCACCAGGCACCAAGAATGTGGATTCTCAAGTCTCTTGTAGCTGCTCATTTGTATTTTCTGATAAATCTATCTCCAAATAA
- the LOC107878837 gene encoding uncharacterized protein LOC107878837 isoform X1 produces MTVSLIVKASIQLHYRAIIIPWVQKFGTISCSRGRDYSTFPVRHIPKRSNGCQESEAALPRKHILDIEKHGFLDRNIQETEFSVGGRSKYGDIPLHSKTQNHKQKFFTSLDDEVECGEEDEVNGDLVLEHGIAETDKAKQDAERIAVQLLASRAFTAVELKKKLLGRKFTLNVVNSVITDFNTRGLINDGLYAEMYSRSRWSSSSWGPRRIKQALIKKGVSETDADNAIKLVFKKDEAGEEQESGESGHAMSKPSLDHLFVQASKQWLKGQGVSREKRKARIIRWLQYRGFDWSMVSFILKKLDSNYPQ; encoded by the exons atgacagTTTCTTTGATAGTTAAAGCTTCAATTCAGCTTCATTATCGAGCCATTATCATCCCCTG GGTGCAGAAGTTTGGTACTATAAGCTGCTCTCGAGGCAGAGATTATAGCACTTTTCCAGTCAGGCACATTCCCAAGAGATCTAATGGATGCCAAGAGTCAGAAGCTGCTTTGCCAAGGAAGCACATTTTGGACATAGAAAAGCATGGTTTCCTAGACAGGAATATTCAGGAAACTGAATTTTCTGTTGGCGGAAGGTCGAAGTACGGGGACATTCCTTTACATTCCAAGactcaaaatcataaacaaaagTTTTTTACCAGCCTAGACGATGAGGTGGAATGCG GGGAGGAAGATGAAGTCAATGGAGATTTAGTACTTGAACATGGTATAGCTGAAACTGATAAAGCTAAACAAGATGCTGAAAGAATCGCAGTTCAGTTACTTGCTTCAAG AGCATTTACGGCTGTAGAACTGAAGAAAAAGCTCCTGGGAAGAAAGTTTACGCTTAATGTCGTTAATTCTGTAATAACAGATTTCAATACCAG GGGTTTAATCAATGATGGTCTATATGCTGAAATGTATTCTCGGTCCAGATGGTCTTCCTCAAGTTGGGGTCCAAGACGAATCAAGCAA GCCTTGATCAAGAAGGGTGTAAGTGAAACGGATGCTGATAATGCCATAAAATTAGTCTTCAAGAAGGACGAAGCTGGTGAAGAGCAAGAATCAGGAGAATCAGGACATGCTATGTCAAAACCTTCTCTGGATCATTTGTTTGTCCAGGCATCTAAACAGTGGCTTAAAGGGCAGGGTGTGTCTAGAGAAAAACGTAAAGCAAGGATTATTCGTTGGCTTCAGTATCGTGGCTTTGATTGGAGTATGGTTAGTTTCATACTTAAGAAGTTAGACTCCAACTATCCTCAATAG
- the LOC107878837 gene encoding uncharacterized protein LOC107878837 isoform X2, whose amino-acid sequence MTVSLIVKASIQLHYRAIIIPWVQKFGTISCSRGRDYSTFPVRHIPKRSNGCQESEAALPRKHILDIEKHGFLDRNIQETEFSVGGRSKYGDIPLHSKTQNHKQKFFTSLDDEVECGEEDEVNGDLVLEHGIAETDKAKQDAERIAVQLLASRAFTAVELKKKLLGRKFTLNVVNSVITDFNTRGLINDGLYAEMYSRSRWSSSSWGPRRIKQNPVEHSHHLWIRP is encoded by the exons atgacagTTTCTTTGATAGTTAAAGCTTCAATTCAGCTTCATTATCGAGCCATTATCATCCCCTG GGTGCAGAAGTTTGGTACTATAAGCTGCTCTCGAGGCAGAGATTATAGCACTTTTCCAGTCAGGCACATTCCCAAGAGATCTAATGGATGCCAAGAGTCAGAAGCTGCTTTGCCAAGGAAGCACATTTTGGACATAGAAAAGCATGGTTTCCTAGACAGGAATATTCAGGAAACTGAATTTTCTGTTGGCGGAAGGTCGAAGTACGGGGACATTCCTTTACATTCCAAGactcaaaatcataaacaaaagTTTTTTACCAGCCTAGACGATGAGGTGGAATGCG GGGAGGAAGATGAAGTCAATGGAGATTTAGTACTTGAACATGGTATAGCTGAAACTGATAAAGCTAAACAAGATGCTGAAAGAATCGCAGTTCAGTTACTTGCTTCAAG AGCATTTACGGCTGTAGAACTGAAGAAAAAGCTCCTGGGAAGAAAGTTTACGCTTAATGTCGTTAATTCTGTAATAACAGATTTCAATACCAG GGGTTTAATCAATGATGGTCTATATGCTGAAATGTATTCTCGGTCCAGATGGTCTTCCTCAAGTTGGGGTCCAAGACGAATCAAGCAA AACCCCGTTGAACATTCTCATCATCTCTGGATTAGGCCTTGA
- the LOC107878839 gene encoding annexin D5 has translation MASLSVPPVLTSPHDDAIQLYKAFKGFGCDKAAVINIVAHRDATQRALIQQEYRSMYSEELNKRLSKELSGNLEKAVLLWMYDPAGRDATIVRNALSGDIVDPKAATEVICSRTPSQIQYFKQLYHSMFDVYLEQDIEFVAFEDHKKLLLAYVSTMRYEGPEVDRASLEHDAKALFKAGEKKLGTDENTFIRIFSERSRTHLAAVSAAYHSMYGNSLKKAVKSETSGLFEFALLTILQCAENTAKYFAKELHKAMKGLGTDDTTLIRILVTRTEIDMEYIKAEYQKKHKRSLNDAVHSETSGDYRTFLLSLLGTAH, from the exons ATGGCAAGTCTAAGTGTTCCTCCAGTTTTAACTTCACCTCATGATGATGCCATACAACTTTACAAAGCTTTCAAGG GATTTGGATGTGATAAAGCAGCAGTCATTAACATTGTTGCCCATCGTGATGCAACTCAGCGTGCTCTAATTCAACAGGAATACAGAAGTATGTACTCTGAAGAGCTCAACAAACGCTTATCCAAAGAGCTTAGCGGTAATCTTGAG AAAGCAGTCTTGCTATGGATGTATGATCCGGCAGGAAGGGATGCTACGATAGTAAGGAACGCTTTGAGTGGTGATATTGTTGATCCAAAAGCTGCCACTGAAGTGATATGTTCGCGGACTCCTTCGCAAATACAATATTTCAAACAACTTTATCATTCCATGTTTGACGTCTACCTTGAGCAAGATATTGAGTTTGTGGCATTTGAAGATCATAAAAAG TTGCTTCTAGCATATGTAAGCACAATGCGCTATGAAGGACCAGAAGTTGACAGAGCTTCGCTGGAACATGATGCTAAAGCTCTTTTCAAAGCCGGGGAGAAGAAATTGGGAACTGATGAGAATACGTTTATCCGGATCTTTTCTGAAAGAAGCAGGACACATTTGGCTGCTGTTAGTGCTGCTTATCACAGCATGTACGGTAACTCGTTGAAAAAG GCTGTAAAAAGTGAAACCTCTGGACTCTTTGAGTTTGCACTCTTGACTATTTTGCAGTGTGCTGAGAATACAGCAAAATACTTTGCAAAG GAGTTGCACAAGGCTATGAAGGGCTTGGGGACAGACgatacaactctcattagaataCTAGTCACGCGAACTGAGATCGATATGGAGTATATAAAAGCAGAATACCAGAAGAAGCATAAGAGATCTCTGAACGATGCAGTTCATTCGGAGACTTCTGGTGATTATCGGACCTTTCTTCTATCTCTTCTGGGGACTGCCCACTAA